In Cucurbita pepo subsp. pepo cultivar mu-cu-16 unplaced genomic scaffold, ASM280686v2 Cp4.1_scaffold000389, whole genome shotgun sequence, the genomic window tctttgtcgCATATCATTATTTactgtttttctttaatattgttattttattttaaaaactcaaatatttaaattaatatattattatttaattattcctATTGTAAAAAAATGTCTCCTAATGAAAGAATGTATTTATGCATATAACCCAATAGTTATATCGATTACGCCCATTTGCAAATAgataccattttttaaattggacATCTCAACGTGAATAGATAGTCCATCTGCATCAATCGATTTGTGTGATCCAAGAATTTTGAAGgacaaaatagtaatttttaaaaaaaaatgagaattcatgttaaataatatgaattagATCCCTAACGTTTCACCATTTTCAGACTCGATCATACTCCTATGCaaataaaaacactttttCTCTCAATGAACAAGACCCGAATCGTTGTATCCCGTCGAAATTTGAAGGGTAAAATgggtatatatttaaattaatacattttatttaagagaataatttaaggaattaaaagtgtattgatttatttattttaaacacgACAGGATTACGCAAACTTAGGACcaaatctttaattaattgacGCTTCCCCTAAATCTTTGCGCTAATGAGAATAATGAAAGTGAGAAAGACATATAAGAATTTCCCTTTCTTCGCAAAAAAGGAAACtaatcaaagccaaacactcCCTTTTTATTCATTTCCCAAACGCGAAGTTCATTCCAGTTCCCCAACGGCGatttttcctctgtttcttcttcgtCCGAGTTGGCTCACTCATTCGCTTCGAAGAAGATGAGTCAAGACTCGTTCATTTACAGCTTCGTGGCTCGAGGAACCATGATCTTAGCCGAGTTTACCGAGTTTACCGGAAATTTTCCGGCGATTGCGAATCAGTGCCTTCAGAAGCTTCCTTCTGCTAACAATAAGTTCACTTACAATTGCGACCATCATACCTTTAATTTCCTCGTCGAAGATGGTTATGGTAAGAATGCTTTGAATCTTCTCTTAGTTGTTTTGATTTACTTCCTTTTCGATATTTTTTGGCAAGGAACTGAGCGGGGAGTTGAATTACAGATGAAATTTGTTGGATCTAGTTTGATTAATGCTGGATTTCTTTTATTACGCCAATTTTTTTGCTGTTAATTTGCTCAAATTCGTTCGGAATGAAGGAATTTGGAAGAGTTTCTTTGTGTTCGTTCTGATTGATTGTGGATTTTTAGTTTAGGTAAAGCTTGTTTGAACTTTGTTCATCGTCTGAAcggaaatttcattttaagtttctcaaaattaggcaagaattgaaaaatgttCATGCAATCAAACGGTTCTGAGATAGCTAAATCCAGCTTCTCAATGTGCAAATGCTTGTAAAATGTTTGTTAAGAATAGCTTCAAATACGGCATCAAAATGTGAAGTTTCTGAGTTCAAATTTGTGGagattttgtttcttcattcttttccaAGGCGTTTTGAATTAGTCTATTTGGTAGCTTAAACTTTTGGCTGTAAGAATTTTTGCTTTAATATTGTATACATGGTGCCTTCATGGAGTCTTGCAGCTTATTGTGTTGTGGCGAAAGAATCTCTCAGTAAGCAGATATCCATATCGTTTTTGGAACGGATGAAAACTGACTTTAAGAAACGATATGGGGGCGGTAAAGCCGATACTGCTGTTGCGAAGAGTCTTAATAAGGATTTCGGGTATGTTCGTTTAGACATGTAAAACGTTATCTCGAATATGCATTTGTATATCTACCTTAGCTGTATGAAGAAGCATAGTTCCATGGATTTTTTGCAGACCAGTTATGAAAGAGCACATGAAGTATATCATCGAACACGCTGAAGAGATCGAAAAGTTGATAAAGGTGAAGGCGCAAGTATCGGAAGTTAAGAGTATAATGTTGGAGAATCTTGACAAGgtaaacaaaatatatcaacATGGATTTGATGTTTATCAGTTATCATTTCATCtcgtgttttaaaatccttgGAATAAAGATAATCATCACGAGTTGCCCTAGTCAAAATTGAGTTACTGTAAGATAACTGGGAAGTCTggaaggaaagtccaaagaggactattgtgttagcggtgagcttggacggttacaaatggtatcagagctaagaCACctggcggtgtgccagtgaggacgctgtgcccggaagggaggtggattggggagtcccacatcaattggagaagggaacgagtgccagtgaggacgctaggccccaaaagggtggattgtgagccctcacattggttggggaggagaacgaagcattctttataagggtgtggaaacctctccctagcatatgccttttaaaaaccttgaggggaaatgTGGGAgtgaaagcctaaagaagacaatatctgctagcggtggacttggaccgttacaataACTTGCTAAGAACTAGCTAATGTGTATGTGAAACTAAATGTGCTTCTTAGAGATTCTTTTTGTGGTGTAAATTGAATGAAACAAAACCGAGCAGTTTGACCGTTTTTTGTCGGTTGAAGTTGGCTTCAAACTACATGAAAACGCAAAAACTACTTCAATTAGCTTCGATTGGGCGGTTTTGGTGGTTTGAGTTGGGTAGTCAGTTTACATTTCAGGGTAGTTCCTTTTTGCTAGTTCTTGCAAGCTGAAAGTCAGCTCAAGATCGACTTATGCTAAAACCCGACACCAAACTAATCATTTACACCTTGAACATCTACGCCTCCTCATTGTCCTTTCCACGAAATCGAGATTCTCACTGCCTTCTCGCTCAACGCATCATTATGAGATCTATTAATATCCTTTCAGGCTTTTGAGAGAGGTGACAACATCAATACTCTAGCTGATAAAACGGAGAATCTTCGAGATCAGGTAAGTTGATCGAACCCTGCCATTCTAGAGAAGTTACTTATATCAGTAGAAACAAACGACATTCTACAAACAACTCGAGAATGATCAACATTTTGTGAATGTCCGACAGGCGCAAACTTACAGAGGACAAGGAACCAAACTGAGAAGGAAGATGTGGTATCAGAACATGAAGATAAAGCTAGTTGTTCTTGGGATATTGTTAGCTCTTGTGCTCATAATTTGGGTTTCCATTTGTCATGGATTCAATTGCACCAATTAATTTGTACCGTAGG contains:
- the LOC111785156 gene encoding vesicle-associated membrane protein 724 gives rise to the protein MSQDSFIYSFVARGTMILAEFTEFTGNFPAIANQCLQKLPSANNKFTYNCDHHTFNFLVEDGYAYCVVAKESLSKQISISFLERMKTDFKKRYGGGKADTAVAKSLNKDFGPVMKEHMKYIIEHAEEIEKLIKVKAQVSEVKSIMLENLDKAFERGDNINTLADKTENLRDQAQTYRGQGTKLRRKMWYQNMKIKLVVLGILLALVLIIWVSICHGFNCTN